TGCAAAATGTACTGATTATACTGAGTTGTACTCAGGATTCAATGTCAGTAAATTAATTTTATTTGACTTGGATTTCCGGGTTACTTCGCTGCACCTAGTCTACCTCGGAATCGAGCGAGTGAAGATTCGATAGACGAAATCGTGTATATTAAACAGCAACCGAATTAGATGGAATAAGTATGAAAACGAAAACCCAATTTGTATGCAGTCAATGCGCCGCAATTTTTAAGCAATGGGCCGGACAATGCACGCAGTGTGGGGTATGGAATTCTATTGCTGAAGAAGGGATGCCGGTCAATAAAAATTCGCGCAGCGGTTCTTGGGTGAATCAACGTTCGGTAATCACTGCTGTAGAAGATGTAGTTATGGATAAAGAAGTACGCATGGATTGTGGTTTATCCGAATTGAACAGAGTCCTTGGTGGCGGTTTAGTTTATGGCTCTGTAGTTCTGATCGGGGGAGATCCGGGTATAGGTAAATCCACTTTGTTACTGCAAACTTTGGCAAATCTCTCCATGCAGGAAACCGTTTTATATGTCACTGGTGAAGAATCCTTACAGCAAGTAGCGATGCGTGCCAAACGCCTGGGATTGCCTTTGGCCGGTTTGAGGCTTTTAGCGGAGACACAGGTTGAATCAATTATTGCTCATGCCCAAAAAGAAAGTCCCAAAGTTATTGTTATCGATTCCATTCAAACAATTTTTACGGAAAATATAAGTTCTGCTCCAGGAGGAGTAAGCCAGGTACGTGAGTCGGCCGCTCAATTGGTTCGTTTCGCGAAGCTAACCCAGACCGCAGTGTTTCTAGTTGGACATGTAACGAAGGAAGGCGCTTTAGCCGGTCCACGAGTTTTGGAGCATATGGTAGACAGCGTTTTGTATTTTGAAGGTCAAAGTGACAGCCGGTTCCGAGTCATTCGTGCCATTAAAAATCGTTTTGGTGCAGTCAATGAGCTGGGTGTGTTTGCAATGACGGACAAGGGTCTAAAAGAAGTGGCCAATCCTTCAGCGATTTTTTTATCGCGTCAACCAGAGCCTACTGCAGGTAGTGCAGTGATGGTTACTTGGGAAGGGTCGCGTCCAATGCTGGTAGAAGTTCAAGCGCTAGTGGATGAAGCGCATGGGCAGCAATCCAAACGTGTAACAGTTGGACTTGAGTCCAATCGCTTGGCTATTTTACTGGCTGTTTTACATCGACATGGAGGAATTGCTACCTACGATCAAGATATTTTTATTAATGTAGTAGGGGGTGTGAAAGTGACGGAAACAGGATCTGATTTGGCTTTATTAGCCGCCGTAGTGTCGAGTTTACGTAATCGAATTTTTGATCGGGAAACCATTATCTTTGGGGAAGTTGGATTGGCCGGTGAAATTAGACCCGTACAAAGTGGACAAGAACGATTAAAAGAAGCAGCAAAACATGGTTTTAAACGAGCAATAGTGCCTTTTGCCAATGCACCCAAACAGCAAAACTCGTCAATGCTGATCGAACCCGTTAAATATTTACACGAAGTTTTGGAAAAAATGTAATTCTACAATAGAAGCCTGAGTGCGCGCACTTGGGTTACGGCTTGGCCTGCACCTAAACCATACGCTTGGATCTCATTCCTATATGTAACGTTTCAAGAATTTATGACATGATGGGTGAATAAAGTCTTTACCTTTTTTGATGCAATCAACGATAGGAGCAATGATGACTTTTCCAGCCAAGCTAAAATTTGATTTTATGGATATGCTAACCCGCAACAAAATTTCGTTTAGTCAGGGGTGGACGAATTTTATGGGCAACGTACGTAATCCCTCTGCCGTAGTTGTTGATGTAGACAAAAAAGCACAAGTCCAATTAATCATGAAAGAACTAGCCCGGATGAATAAGGACCGGACTCCTAAAGATAAAATTACCTTAAGAGTGACTGCCGGTTGGGAAGATAAAGATAAAAGCTTGAGCTGTTGTTTATTTCCGTGGTCCAAAGTCCAAGCAGCAGAATATGGTAAAGGCAGTTTCTCTTTTTCAGAAGTGGTAGGAGGAAGAGCATCGCCTGAAGGTGAAGGCACCGACATTATTCTTCGTTTTAAAAAGAAATTTCACAAAGCCAAAGTTCTGGGTCCTCTTCATACGAAACCAGCATGGCTAAATCCCAACAATCCAATTCATCAACTTCAAGCTTTTTTGGTTGAAGTAAGTGCTGGAATGCAAATAGCTGAATATGCGGAATTTTTGCGCAAAAATAATTTATCTTCTTCGACATTGAGTATGTTGAGTTGGGCAAGTTTGATTGGACTACTTGGGCCTGGAGGACATGGTACTGGCCGAGATGAACCGGCAGTAAGTAGCTTGATTGAATCAATCGAAGTGTGTGATATGGATGGGAACATTCGTGAGCTCACTCCCGAGCATCCTGATTTTCACACGTTGCGTGCTGCACATAGCGGTTTTCTAGGCGTTATTCTTAGTGTCAAAATGCGCGCGGTACAGGCTTACAATTTGCGTGAAACAATTGCAGTATTTCACAATACCGAAGAGATGAAGGGCAAGCTGGGGGATATATTAAGGAATAATCACTACGTGAGTGTTATGGGAATGCCAAGCTCTTCCCCTCTGGGTGAAAACGTTCATCAGTGGCAAGTGCGTATGTGGAATTACACTACGGATAAACCCACTCAAAAAAGTCAACCCACCTATTCACCAACAATTACATCTTTTGTTCAAGAGTTGGGATTAAGATTGGGTGAAGATTTAATGGACTTTTTGGTTAATTCGGAGTTAAAAGGTTTATTACCCGAGTTTATGTTAATTGCTGCAGCTCAGTCGATTGAGGAACGTGGAACAAAACCTATAGTCGATTTTGAAAATCATCTCACTCATCCTCAAGTCGCTTTCCCCGAAAAATTACGTGATGTGGATTATTTTATTCCTGTCCAAGATGATAAAGCGGGGGAACATTTAGAGGCTATTTTGCACCAAATCGAAAATCAAGTTATTAAGGCATCGAGGCTTGGGGAATATCCGATAACCTATGCAGTCTATGTTCGTTATCTGAAAGGGACTAATGGGGGATTGTCCCCAACCGGTACGAGTAGTCCTGATGAACATATTATTGCTTTAGATGTAGTCACTCACCCCCAAACACCAGGTATTGTACGTTTTGAAAAAGAATTTTTAGGGTTTTTGAAGGAACAAAAATTCGAAGTAAGAAATCATTTAGGAAAACAATTTCCCGCTGGGGTGATTCATTATTCTCAGTTTTTAGATTCGAAAAACATGAAAGAATTTATCGAAGCAGCGCAACGGTGGAATGCGACACCCAATAAAAATGACGGGGCAGAGCGTTTGGCTATGGCTCCTTTTAATACCAATTATTTCCAAGAAATGCTTGATTTAAGCCCGGCTTTGGAAGCTGAATTAA
The DNA window shown above is from Legionella sp. PC997 and carries:
- the radA gene encoding DNA repair protein RadA — its product is MKTKTQFVCSQCAAIFKQWAGQCTQCGVWNSIAEEGMPVNKNSRSGSWVNQRSVITAVEDVVMDKEVRMDCGLSELNRVLGGGLVYGSVVLIGGDPGIGKSTLLLQTLANLSMQETVLYVTGEESLQQVAMRAKRLGLPLAGLRLLAETQVESIIAHAQKESPKVIVIDSIQTIFTENISSAPGGVSQVRESAAQLVRFAKLTQTAVFLVGHVTKEGALAGPRVLEHMVDSVLYFEGQSDSRFRVIRAIKNRFGAVNELGVFAMTDKGLKEVANPSAIFLSRQPEPTAGSAVMVTWEGSRPMLVEVQALVDEAHGQQSKRVTVGLESNRLAILLAVLHRHGGIATYDQDIFINVVGGVKVTETGSDLALLAAVVSSLRNRIFDRETIIFGEVGLAGEIRPVQSGQERLKEAAKHGFKRAIVPFANAPKQQNSSMLIEPVKYLHEVLEKM
- a CDS encoding L-gulono-gamma-lactone oxidase; this translates as MMTFPAKLKFDFMDMLTRNKISFSQGWTNFMGNVRNPSAVVVDVDKKAQVQLIMKELARMNKDRTPKDKITLRVTAGWEDKDKSLSCCLFPWSKVQAAEYGKGSFSFSEVVGGRASPEGEGTDIILRFKKKFHKAKVLGPLHTKPAWLNPNNPIHQLQAFLVEVSAGMQIAEYAEFLRKNNLSSSTLSMLSWASLIGLLGPGGHGTGRDEPAVSSLIESIEVCDMDGNIRELTPEHPDFHTLRAAHSGFLGVILSVKMRAVQAYNLRETIAVFHNTEEMKGKLGDILRNNHYVSVMGMPSSSPLGENVHQWQVRMWNYTTDKPTQKSQPTYSPTITSFVQELGLRLGEDLMDFLVNSELKGLLPEFMLIAAAQSIEERGTKPIVDFENHLTHPQVAFPEKLRDVDYFIPVQDDKAGEHLEAILHQIENQVIKASRLGEYPITYAVYVRYLKGTNGGLSPTGTSSPDEHIIALDVVTHPQTPGIVRFEKEFLGFLKEQKFEVRNHLGKQFPAGVIHYSQFLDSKNMKEFIEAAQRWNATPNKNDGAERLAMAPFNTNYFQEMLDLSPALEAELKNMSIKEERLPHKVKSIEYTKEECVNFLMRLYEVVDLMPVQSEAAKNAKTIFLKACQNELENRRIRDLVIS